One part of the Mycobacterium marinum genome encodes these proteins:
- a CDS encoding fructosamine kinase family protein, which translates to MSDFVKQHSGAPAGYFAWEAAGLRWLADVDGGVACVPVVSVGQTSLTLRRLESVAPSVAAAHDFGRRLAITHDAGAPAFGAGPQGWDGPGFFGPLSQPLPMSLARHQHWGDFYAQERLAPMAELAAPRLGAPTRATIESVITRCRAGDFDDGDRPARLHGDLWGGNVMWTPDGVVLIDPAAHAGHRESDLAMLALFGCAHYEAILAGYQQLRPLRPGWRGRIGLHQLYPLLAHVVLFGGGHVQRTDVVARAVMVG; encoded by the coding sequence GTGAGCGACTTCGTCAAGCAGCACTCGGGTGCGCCCGCCGGTTATTTCGCGTGGGAAGCGGCAGGCCTGCGTTGGCTTGCCGATGTCGACGGCGGTGTCGCGTGTGTGCCGGTGGTTTCGGTGGGCCAGACGAGTCTGACGCTGCGGCGGCTGGAATCCGTGGCCCCCAGCGTCGCGGCGGCGCACGATTTCGGCCGCCGACTGGCCATCACCCACGATGCGGGCGCCCCGGCGTTCGGGGCGGGGCCGCAGGGCTGGGACGGGCCGGGATTCTTCGGGCCGTTGTCGCAGCCACTGCCGATGTCGCTGGCGCGGCACCAACACTGGGGCGACTTTTACGCTCAGGAGCGCCTGGCGCCGATGGCCGAGCTTGCCGCGCCGCGCCTTGGCGCCCCCACCCGCGCCACCATCGAATCCGTCATCACGCGTTGTCGCGCAGGTGATTTCGACGACGGCGATCGGCCGGCCCGGCTACACGGCGATCTGTGGGGTGGCAACGTGATGTGGACACCCGACGGGGTGGTGCTGATCGACCCCGCCGCGCATGCCGGCCATCGCGAATCCGATCTGGCGATGCTCGCACTGTTCGGCTGCGCGCACTACGAAGCCATCCTCGCCGGCTACCAGCAGCTGCGACCGCTGCGGCCCGGTTGGCGTGGCCGCATCGGACTGCACCAGCTTTACCCGCTGCTGGCGCACGTGGTGCTCTTCGGCGGTGGCCACGTCCAGCGGACCGATGTGGTGGCGCGCGCCGTCATGGTGGGTTAG
- a CDS encoding acyl-CoA synthetase yields the protein MAVALNIADLAEHAIDAVPDRVALICGDEQLTYAQLEEKANRLAHHLIDQGVGKGDKVGLYCRNRIEIVIAMLGIIKAGAILINVNFRYVEGELKYLFDNSDMVALVHERQYADRVANVLPDTPNVKTILVVQDGSDKDYRRYGGVEFYSAIADSSPERDFAELQRERSADDIYILYTGGTTGFPKGVMWRHEDIYRVLFGGTDFATGEFIKDEYDLAKAAAANPPMIRYPIPPMIHGATQSATWMSIFSGQTTVLAPEFDADQVWRTISDRKVNLLFFTGDAMARPLLDALMKDNDYDLSSLFLLASTAALFSPSIKEKLLELLPNRVITDSIGSSETGFGGTSIVGAGQATTGGPRVTIDHRTVVLDEEGNEVKPGSGVRGIIAKKGNIPVGYYKDEKKTAETFKTINGVRYAIPGDYAMVEADGTVTMLGRGSVSINSGGEKIYPEEVEAALKGHPDVFDALVVGVPDPRYGQHVAAVVAPRPGSRPSLAELDGFVRSAIAGYKVPRSLWFVDEVKRSPAGKPDYRWAKEQTEARPADDVHAAHVSA from the coding sequence GTGGCCGTGGCCCTGAATATTGCCGATCTAGCCGAGCACGCCATCGACGCTGTGCCTGACCGTGTAGCCCTCATCTGCGGCGATGAGCAGCTGACCTATGCCCAGCTGGAGGAAAAAGCCAATCGACTGGCGCACCACCTCATCGACCAGGGGGTGGGCAAGGGCGACAAGGTCGGCCTCTACTGCCGAAACCGCATCGAGATTGTCATCGCGATGCTCGGCATCATCAAAGCGGGCGCCATCTTGATCAACGTCAACTTCCGCTACGTCGAGGGGGAGCTGAAGTACCTGTTCGACAACTCCGACATGGTGGCGTTGGTCCACGAGCGTCAGTACGCGGACCGAGTCGCCAACGTGCTGCCGGACACCCCCAACGTCAAGACGATCCTGGTGGTGCAGGACGGTAGTGACAAGGACTACCGGCGTTACGGCGGTGTCGAGTTCTACTCGGCCATTGCCGACAGCTCGCCCGAGCGAGACTTCGCCGAGCTGCAGCGGGAGCGCAGCGCCGATGACATCTACATCCTCTACACCGGGGGTACCACTGGCTTCCCCAAGGGCGTGATGTGGCGTCACGAGGACATCTACCGGGTGCTGTTCGGCGGAACCGACTTCGCAACCGGCGAATTCATCAAGGACGAATACGATCTGGCCAAAGCCGCCGCCGCGAATCCGCCGATGATCCGCTACCCGATTCCGCCGATGATCCACGGCGCCACCCAGTCGGCTACCTGGATGTCGATCTTCTCCGGTCAAACCACCGTGCTGGCGCCGGAATTCGACGCGGACCAGGTGTGGCGCACCATCAGCGACCGCAAGGTCAATCTGCTGTTCTTCACCGGGGATGCGATGGCGCGTCCGCTGCTCGACGCGCTCATGAAGGACAACGATTACGACTTGTCGTCGTTGTTCCTGTTGGCCAGCACCGCGGCGCTGTTCTCGCCGAGCATCAAGGAGAAGCTGCTCGAGCTGCTGCCGAATCGGGTCATCACCGACTCAATTGGTTCGTCGGAGACCGGTTTTGGCGGCACCAGCATCGTGGGAGCCGGCCAGGCCACCACCGGTGGTCCGCGGGTGACCATCGACCATCGCACCGTGGTACTCGACGAGGAGGGCAACGAGGTCAAACCGGGCTCGGGGGTGCGCGGCATCATCGCCAAGAAGGGCAACATCCCGGTCGGCTACTACAAGGACGAGAAGAAGACCGCCGAGACCTTCAAGACCATCAACGGTGTTCGCTATGCGATCCCCGGCGACTACGCAATGGTCGAGGCCGACGGGACGGTCACCATGCTGGGACGCGGCTCGGTGTCGATCAACAGCGGCGGCGAGAAGATCTACCCCGAAGAGGTCGAGGCGGCGTTGAAGGGCCACCCCGATGTGTTCGACGCCCTGGTGGTCGGTGTGCCGGATCCGCGCTACGGCCAGCACGTGGCGGCCGTGGTGGCGCCCCGGCCGGGCTCTCGTCCGTCGTTGGCGGAGTTGGACGGCTTCGTGCGCAGCGCGATCGCGGGATACAAGGTGCCACGCAGCCTCTGGTTCGTCGACGAGGTCAAGCGTTCACCCGCGGGCAAGCCGGACTACCGCTGGGCCAAGGAGCAGACCGAGGCGCGGCCCGCCGACGATGTGCACGCCGCGCATGTGAGCGCATGA
- a CDS encoding crotonase/enoyl-CoA hydratase family protein, giving the protein MRKAVLVAPNTSETPANGESGPDALVEQRGHTLIVTMNRPSRRNALSGEMMQIMVEAWDRVDNDPDIRCCILTGAGGYFCAGMDLKAATKKPPGDSFKDGSYDPSRIDALLKGRRLKKPLIAAVEGPAIAGGTEILQGTDIRVAAESAKFGISEAKWSLYPMGGSAVRLVRQIPYTVACDLLLTGRHITAAEAKEMGLVGHVVPDGQALTKALEIAEIIAANGPLAVQAILRTIRETEGMHENEAFKIDTRIGIEVFLSDDAKEGPQAFAQKRKPNFQNR; this is encoded by the coding sequence ATGCGAAAGGCGGTGCTCGTGGCCCCGAATACTTCCGAGACGCCAGCAAACGGGGAGTCCGGACCAGACGCGCTGGTGGAGCAGCGCGGGCACACCCTGATCGTGACGATGAATCGCCCGTCCCGGCGTAACGCGCTTAGTGGCGAAATGATGCAAATCATGGTCGAGGCCTGGGATCGCGTCGACAACGATCCCGACATCCGCTGCTGCATCCTGACCGGCGCGGGCGGCTACTTCTGCGCTGGGATGGACCTCAAGGCGGCGACCAAGAAGCCGCCGGGCGACTCATTCAAGGACGGCAGCTACGACCCGTCGCGCATCGACGCGCTGCTGAAGGGCCGCCGGCTGAAAAAGCCGCTGATCGCCGCCGTCGAGGGCCCCGCGATCGCCGGCGGAACCGAGATTCTGCAAGGTACCGACATTCGCGTCGCCGCCGAGAGCGCCAAGTTCGGCATCTCGGAGGCCAAGTGGAGCCTGTACCCGATGGGCGGCTCGGCGGTGCGGCTGGTCCGCCAGATCCCCTACACGGTGGCCTGCGATCTGCTGCTGACCGGACGGCACATCACTGCCGCGGAGGCCAAGGAGATGGGGCTGGTGGGCCACGTCGTGCCCGACGGCCAGGCGCTGACCAAGGCGCTGGAAATTGCGGAGATCATCGCGGCCAACGGGCCTCTTGCGGTCCAGGCGATCCTGCGCACCATCCGCGAAACCGAGGGCATGCACGAGAACGAGGCGTTCAAGATCGACACTCGGATCGGCATCGAGGTGTTCTTGTCCGACGACGCCAAAGAAGGTCCGCAGGCGTTCGCGCAGAAGCGCAAACCCAACTTCCAGAACCGCTGA
- a CDS encoding cytochrome P450: MTKPLIKPDVDLTDGNFYASRQAREAYRWMRANQPVFRDRNGLAAASTYQAVIDAERQPELFSNAGGIRPDQDALPMMIDMDDPAHLLRRKLVNAGFTRKRVKDKERSIAQLCDTLIDAVCERGECDFVRDLAAPLPMAVIGDMLGVLPEQREMFLRWSDDLVTFLSSHVSQEDFQVTIDAFAAYNDFTRATIAARRAEPTDDLVSVLVSSEVDGERLSDDELVMETLLILIGGDETTRHTLSGGSEQLLRNRDQWDLLQSDRELLPGAIEEMLRWTAPVKNMCRMLTADTEFHGTALSEGEKIMLLFESANFDEAVFTDPEKFDIQRNPNSHLAFGFGTHFCMGNQLARLELSLMTARVVQRLPDLRLADQDSRLPLRPANFVSGLESMPVVFTPSRPLS; the protein is encoded by the coding sequence ATGACTAAGCCGTTGATCAAACCCGACGTCGACCTGACCGACGGCAACTTCTACGCCAGTAGGCAAGCGCGAGAGGCATATCGGTGGATGCGGGCCAATCAGCCCGTCTTCCGTGACCGCAACGGTCTGGCTGCCGCGTCCACCTATCAGGCCGTGATCGATGCCGAGCGGCAGCCCGAACTGTTCTCCAACGCCGGCGGCATCCGTCCCGATCAGGACGCGCTGCCGATGATGATCGACATGGACGACCCGGCACATCTGTTGCGGCGCAAGCTGGTTAACGCGGGTTTCACCCGCAAGCGGGTCAAGGACAAAGAGCGCTCGATCGCCCAGCTGTGCGACACGCTGATCGACGCGGTTTGTGAGCGCGGAGAATGCGACTTCGTGCGGGACCTGGCCGCGCCGCTGCCGATGGCGGTCATCGGTGACATGCTCGGGGTGCTCCCCGAACAGCGAGAGATGTTCCTGAGGTGGTCAGACGATCTGGTGACATTCCTCAGTTCCCATGTGTCACAAGAGGATTTCCAGGTCACCATCGACGCCTTCGCCGCCTACAACGACTTCACCCGGGCGACCATCGCCGCGCGCCGCGCCGAGCCTACCGACGACCTGGTCAGCGTGTTGGTCAGTTCGGAAGTCGACGGTGAGCGGCTGAGCGACGACGAACTGGTCATGGAGACGCTGCTGATTCTGATCGGCGGCGACGAGACGACCAGGCACACGCTAAGCGGCGGAAGCGAGCAACTGTTGCGCAACCGCGACCAGTGGGACCTGCTGCAAAGCGACCGCGAGTTGCTGCCGGGCGCCATCGAAGAGATGCTGCGCTGGACCGCGCCGGTGAAAAACATGTGCCGAATGCTGACCGCGGACACCGAGTTTCACGGGACCGCGTTGAGCGAGGGCGAAAAGATCATGCTGCTGTTCGAGTCGGCCAATTTCGACGAGGCGGTGTTCACCGACCCGGAGAAGTTCGACATCCAGCGAAACCCGAACAGCCATTTGGCTTTCGGCTTCGGTACCCACTTCTGCATGGGCAATCAGCTGGCCCGGTTGGAGCTGTCGTTGATGACCGCTCGGGTGGTGCAGCGGCTGCCTGACTTGAGGCTAGCCGATCAGGATTCACGGTTGCCGCTGCGGCCGGCGAACTTTGTCAGCGGCTTGGAGTCCATGCCGGTCGTCTTCACTCCTAGCCGGCCACTGAGCTGA
- a CDS encoding acetoacetate decarboxylase family protein: MPVSQHTIAGTVLTMPVRIRTANLHSAMFSVPAVAAQQLIDYSGLRVCEYLPGKAMVMQMLVRYVDGDLGRYHEYGTAVMVNPPGVQTRGPRALAKAAAFIHHLPVDQSFTLEAGRTIWGFPKIMADFNVREGKKFSFDVSADGQLIAGIEFGNGVAVPTRGAQVLQTYSHQDGVTREIPWEMRITGMRARLGGARLHLGDHPYARELASLGLPKRALVSQSAANVEMTFGDAHAI; the protein is encoded by the coding sequence ATGCCCGTCTCTCAACACACCATCGCCGGCACTGTGCTCACCATGCCGGTGCGCATCCGCACAGCCAATCTGCACTCCGCGATGTTCTCGGTTCCCGCCGTGGCCGCACAACAGCTCATCGACTACAGCGGGCTGCGGGTGTGCGAATACCTGCCCGGCAAGGCGATGGTGATGCAGATGCTGGTGCGCTATGTCGACGGAGACCTCGGCCGGTACCACGAGTACGGCACCGCGGTCATGGTGAATCCGCCGGGCGTCCAGACGCGTGGACCGCGAGCGCTGGCCAAGGCCGCGGCGTTCATCCACCACCTGCCGGTCGACCAGTCGTTCACCCTCGAGGCCGGGCGCACCATCTGGGGCTTCCCGAAGATCATGGCGGACTTCAACGTCCGCGAGGGCAAGAAGTTCAGCTTCGATGTCAGCGCGGACGGGCAGCTGATCGCCGGCATCGAATTCGGCAACGGCGTTGCGGTGCCCACCCGGGGCGCGCAGGTGCTGCAGACCTACTCTCACCAGGACGGGGTCACCCGGGAGATTCCGTGGGAAATGCGAATCACCGGAATGCGCGCCCGGCTGGGCGGTGCACGTCTGCATCTGGGTGACCACCCCTATGCCAGGGAGCTTGCTTCGCTGGGGCTGCCCAAGCGTGCGCTGGTTTCCCAATCGGCAGCCAATGTGGAGATGACGTTCGGCGACGCGCACGCCATCTGA
- a CDS encoding LLM class F420-dependent oxidoreductase: protein MKLGLQLGYWGAQPPENAGELVAAAEEAGFDAVFTAEAWGSDAYTPLAWWGSSTQRLRLGTSVIQLSARTPTACAMAALTLDHLSAGRHILGLGVSGPQVVEGWYGQRFPKPLARTREYVDILRQVWAREGVVTSDGPHYPLPLTGAGTTGLGKALKPITHPLRADIPIMLGAEGPKNVALAAEICDGWLPIFYTPRMADMYNEWLDEGFARPGARRSRADFEICATAQVVVTEDRPAAFAAIKPFVALYMGGMGAEGTNFHADVYRRMGYAEVVDDVTKLFRSNRKDEAAEIIPDELVDDAVIVGDADYVRKQIEVWEAAGVTMMVVSARSVEQVRELAGLVGG from the coding sequence ATGAAGCTCGGATTGCAGCTGGGGTATTGGGGCGCGCAGCCCCCCGAGAACGCGGGGGAGTTGGTCGCCGCGGCCGAGGAAGCCGGATTCGACGCCGTCTTCACCGCCGAGGCGTGGGGCTCGGACGCCTACACACCCTTGGCCTGGTGGGGTTCCTCGACCCAGCGGCTGCGGCTGGGCACCTCGGTGATCCAGCTGTCCGCGCGTACTCCGACCGCATGCGCGATGGCGGCGCTGACCCTCGACCACCTCAGTGCTGGCAGGCACATTCTGGGATTGGGCGTGTCCGGTCCCCAGGTGGTGGAGGGCTGGTATGGGCAGCGGTTCCCCAAGCCACTGGCCCGCACCCGTGAATACGTCGACATCCTGCGCCAGGTATGGGCCCGGGAAGGGGTGGTGACCAGCGACGGCCCGCACTACCCGCTGCCGCTGACGGGTGCCGGGACAACCGGCCTGGGTAAGGCGCTCAAGCCCATCACCCACCCGCTGCGTGCGGATATCCCGATCATGCTCGGTGCCGAGGGGCCGAAGAACGTCGCACTGGCCGCCGAGATCTGTGACGGCTGGTTGCCCATCTTCTACACGCCCCGGATGGCCGACATGTACAACGAATGGCTGGACGAGGGATTCGCCCGCCCCGGCGCCCGGCGCAGCCGCGCGGACTTCGAGATCTGTGCGACGGCGCAGGTAGTGGTCACCGAGGACCGGCCGGCGGCGTTCGCCGCCATCAAACCGTTCGTGGCTCTCTACATGGGTGGGATGGGAGCCGAGGGCACCAACTTCCACGCCGACGTCTACCGCCGGATGGGCTACGCGGAAGTGGTCGACGACGTCACCAAATTGTTCCGGTCCAACCGCAAGGACGAGGCCGCCGAGATCATCCCCGACGAGCTGGTCGATGACGCCGTGATCGTCGGCGACGCCGACTACGTGCGTAAGCAGATCGAGGTCTGGGAAGCCGCCGGTGTCACCATGATGGTGGTCAGCGCCCGCAGCGTTGAGCAGGTCCGTGAGCTCGCCGGACTTGTTGGAGGCTGA
- a CDS encoding Zn-ribbon domain-containing OB-fold protein, protein MTASSSGPTLIDHPEPPLSAPLTLSFDYTRSVGPTLGEFFTALRERRILGVRGSDGRVHVPPAEYDPVTYEPLGEMVPVSAVGTVTSWTWQPEPLPGQPLDRPFAWALIKLDGADTPLLHAVDAGGPDKIKSGDRVHVHWADETVGAITDIAYFKLGEDAEPPGEPSEQDPVKMIVTPVSLTIQHTASHEESAYLRAIAEGKLLGARTGAKGKVYFPPHGADPATGQPTTEFVELPDRGTVTTFAIINIPFQGQRIKPPYVAAYVLLDGADIPFLHLVADIDANEVRMGMRVEAVWKPREEWGFGIDNIEYFRPTGEPDADYDTYKHHL, encoded by the coding sequence GTGACAGCCAGTTCGAGCGGCCCGACCCTGATCGATCACCCTGAGCCGCCCCTCTCCGCGCCGTTGACGTTGTCCTTCGACTACACCCGTTCGGTAGGTCCCACCCTCGGTGAGTTCTTCACCGCGTTGCGCGAGCGCCGGATTCTGGGAGTCCGTGGATCCGACGGCAGGGTGCACGTGCCGCCGGCGGAATATGACCCGGTCACCTACGAACCGTTGGGCGAAATGGTACCGGTGTCGGCCGTCGGCACGGTCACGTCCTGGACCTGGCAGCCGGAGCCGCTACCGGGGCAGCCACTGGACCGCCCGTTCGCCTGGGCACTGATCAAGCTGGACGGCGCGGACACCCCGCTGCTGCACGCCGTCGATGCGGGCGGGCCGGACAAGATCAAGAGCGGCGACCGGGTCCACGTGCACTGGGCCGACGAGACGGTGGGCGCCATCACCGACATCGCCTATTTCAAGCTGGGCGAGGACGCCGAGCCACCCGGAGAACCGAGTGAGCAGGATCCGGTCAAGATGATCGTCACGCCGGTGTCGCTGACGATTCAGCACACCGCCTCACACGAGGAAAGCGCCTACCTCAGGGCCATCGCCGAAGGAAAACTGCTCGGCGCGAGGACCGGCGCGAAGGGGAAGGTCTACTTCCCGCCGCACGGGGCCGATCCGGCCACCGGCCAGCCGACCACCGAGTTCGTCGAACTGCCGGACCGGGGCACGGTGACCACGTTCGCGATCATCAACATCCCATTCCAGGGTCAGCGCATCAAGCCGCCCTACGTCGCGGCCTACGTGCTGCTCGACGGCGCCGACATTCCGTTCCTGCACCTGGTCGCCGACATCGACGCCAATGAAGTGCGGATGGGCATGCGCGTCGAGGCGGTGTGGAAGCCCCGCGAGGAGTGGGGATTCGGCATCGACAACATCGAGTATTTCCGGCCGACCGGGGAACCGGACGCCGACTACGACACCTACAAACACCACCTGTAA
- a CDS encoding thiolase domain-containing protein, with product MSDRNVAVVGFAHAPHVRRTDGTTNGVEMLMPCFAQLYEDLGITQSDIGFWCSGSSDYLAGRAFSFISAIDSIGAVPPINESHVEMDAAWALFEAYIKILTGEVDTALVYGFGKSSAGILRQILSRQTDPYTVAPLWPDSVSMAGLQARLGLDSGKWTHEQMAQVALDSFARSQRNDSEKPAKSIDELLARPFFNDPLRRHDIAPITDGAAAIVLAADDRARELRESPAWITGFEHRIESPSLGVRDLTVSPSTAVSAKAASGGDTGIDVAEIHAPFTHQHLIIAEAIGLTDKTKVNPSGGALAANPMFVAGLERIGFAARHIWDGSAGRVLAHATSGPALQQNLVAVMEGNN from the coding sequence ATGAGTGATCGCAATGTCGCGGTCGTCGGCTTTGCCCACGCCCCGCATGTCCGCCGCACCGACGGCACCACCAACGGCGTCGAAATGCTGATGCCCTGCTTCGCGCAGCTGTATGAGGATCTGGGCATCACCCAGTCCGACATTGGATTCTGGTGTTCGGGATCCTCGGATTACCTAGCCGGAAGAGCATTTTCGTTTATCTCTGCGATCGATTCGATCGGCGCCGTGCCGCCGATCAATGAATCCCACGTGGAGATGGATGCGGCCTGGGCGCTTTTCGAGGCTTACATCAAGATCCTGACCGGCGAGGTCGACACCGCGCTGGTCTACGGCTTCGGCAAGTCCTCGGCGGGCATCCTGCGCCAGATCCTGTCGAGGCAGACCGATCCCTACACCGTTGCGCCACTGTGGCCGGACTCGGTGTCGATGGCGGGATTGCAGGCCCGCCTCGGCCTGGATTCCGGCAAGTGGACCCACGAACAGATGGCTCAGGTCGCCCTCGACTCGTTCGCCCGCTCGCAACGAAACGACTCCGAGAAGCCGGCCAAGAGCATCGACGAGCTGCTCGCCCGCCCGTTCTTCAACGACCCGCTGCGACGGCACGACATCGCGCCGATCACCGACGGCGCGGCCGCGATCGTCCTGGCCGCCGATGATCGCGCTCGGGAGCTACGTGAATCGCCAGCGTGGATAACGGGTTTCGAGCACCGCATCGAATCGCCGTCGCTGGGTGTGCGCGACCTGACCGTCTCGCCGTCCACCGCCGTCTCAGCCAAGGCGGCCAGCGGCGGTGACACCGGCATCGACGTCGCCGAGATCCACGCCCCGTTCACCCACCAGCATCTGATCATCGCCGAGGCGATCGGACTCACCGACAAGACGAAAGTCAACCCGTCCGGCGGAGCGCTGGCGGCCAACCCGATGTTTGTCGCCGGCCTCGAACGCATCGGCTTTGCGGCACGACACATTTGGGACGGTTCAGCCGGTCGCGTGCTAGCACACGCCACCAGCGGGCCAGCGCTGCAACAGAACTTGGTCGCGGTCATGGAAGGGAACAACTGA
- a CDS encoding thiolase domain-containing protein, protein MAGARAQLAAVLGTGQTKYVAKRQDVSMNGLVREAIDRALQDSGSTFDDIDAVVVGKAPDFFEGVMMPELFMADAMGASGKPLIRVHTAGSVGGSTGVVAASLVQSGKYRRVLAMAWEKQSESNAMWALSIPIPFIKPVGAGAGGYFAPHVRAYIRRSGAPSNIGAMVAVKDRLNGSRNPLAHLQQPDITLDKVMQSPMLWDPIRYDETCPSSDGACAVVIGNEEIADARVADGHPVAWIHATALRTEPLAYSGRDQVSPQAGRDAAAALWKAAGITSPIDEIDAAEIYVPFSWFEPMWLENLGFMPEGEGWKLTEAGETAIGGRLPVNPSGGVLSSNPIGASGLIRFAEAAIQVMGKGGDHQVPNARKALGHAYGGGSQYYSMWVVGADKP, encoded by the coding sequence ATGGCCGGAGCGCGAGCACAGCTGGCCGCGGTACTGGGTACCGGGCAGACCAAGTATGTCGCCAAGCGCCAAGATGTCTCGATGAACGGCCTGGTGCGCGAGGCTATCGATCGGGCGCTGCAAGATTCCGGGTCGACGTTCGACGACATCGACGCCGTCGTGGTCGGTAAGGCGCCCGATTTCTTCGAGGGCGTGATGATGCCGGAGCTGTTCATGGCCGATGCCATGGGCGCCAGCGGCAAGCCGCTGATCCGGGTGCACACGGCGGGCTCGGTGGGCGGATCCACCGGTGTGGTGGCGGCCAGCCTGGTCCAGTCCGGCAAGTATCGCCGCGTGCTGGCGATGGCGTGGGAGAAGCAGTCGGAGTCCAACGCCATGTGGGCCTTGTCGATTCCGATTCCCTTCATCAAACCGGTCGGCGCCGGTGCCGGCGGCTATTTCGCCCCACACGTGCGCGCCTACATCCGCCGCTCCGGAGCTCCGTCGAACATCGGCGCAATGGTCGCGGTGAAGGACCGGCTCAACGGCAGCCGCAACCCGCTCGCACATCTACAGCAGCCGGACATCACCCTCGACAAGGTGATGCAGTCACCGATGTTGTGGGACCCGATCCGCTACGACGAGACCTGCCCGTCGTCGGACGGCGCCTGCGCCGTGGTGATCGGCAATGAGGAAATCGCCGATGCGCGCGTTGCCGATGGGCACCCGGTGGCATGGATCCACGCGACCGCACTGCGCACCGAACCGCTGGCATACTCCGGACGCGACCAAGTCAGCCCCCAGGCCGGCCGTGACGCGGCCGCGGCGCTGTGGAAAGCGGCCGGAATCACCAGTCCTATCGATGAGATCGATGCCGCCGAGATCTATGTCCCGTTCTCCTGGTTCGAACCAATGTGGTTGGAAAACCTTGGGTTTATGCCCGAGGGCGAGGGCTGGAAGCTCACCGAGGCCGGTGAGACCGCGATCGGCGGGCGGTTGCCGGTGAACCCGTCCGGCGGCGTGCTCTCATCCAACCCCATCGGCGCCTCGGGGTTGATTCGCTTCGCCGAGGCGGCTATCCAGGTGATGGGCAAGGGCGGCGATCACCAAGTGCCCAATGCCCGGAAAGCCCTGGGTCACGCATACGGCGGCGGCTCGCAGTATTACTCCATGTGGGTGGTGGGGGCCGACAAGCCATGA
- a CDS encoding TIGR03619 family F420-dependent LLM class oxidoreductase codes for MKYTVSIAMGPIDELIGIAKTAEEVGFDSIALPDSLFYMEKAAADYPYTPDGSRMWNQDTPWVDPLIAAAAMGAATSKLRFYTNVLKLGSRNPLLLARQVGSVANLTNNRFGFGVGIGWAPEEFEWCGVPYRRRGARVDEMIDVIKLVLGGGMVEFHGQFYDFDRLQMSPAPSEPVPFFVGGHTDVALRRAARIGDGWTSAMMTGEQLAETIGKLNQLRAEYGRAEQPFEFQAVCIDKFGVQGHRELAEAGVTDNIVIPWVFDGLGFDAPLGKKQDSMKRFADTYIHSGWQAA; via the coding sequence ATGAAATACACCGTCAGCATCGCGATGGGCCCGATCGATGAACTGATCGGCATCGCCAAGACCGCCGAGGAAGTCGGATTCGACTCGATCGCGTTGCCGGATTCCCTGTTCTACATGGAGAAGGCCGCCGCCGACTATCCCTACACCCCCGACGGTTCGCGGATGTGGAACCAGGACACACCGTGGGTAGATCCCCTGATCGCGGCCGCCGCGATGGGGGCGGCCACTTCGAAGCTGCGCTTCTACACCAATGTGCTCAAGCTCGGGTCCCGCAATCCGCTGCTGCTGGCCCGTCAGGTCGGCTCGGTGGCCAACCTGACCAACAACCGCTTCGGCTTCGGTGTCGGGATCGGCTGGGCGCCGGAAGAGTTCGAGTGGTGCGGTGTTCCGTACCGGCGCCGCGGCGCGCGAGTCGACGAGATGATCGACGTGATCAAGCTGGTGCTCGGTGGCGGCATGGTCGAGTTCCATGGCCAGTTCTACGATTTCGATCGCCTGCAAATGAGCCCGGCCCCCAGTGAGCCGGTGCCGTTTTTCGTCGGTGGGCATACCGACGTGGCGCTGCGTCGCGCAGCCCGCATCGGCGACGGCTGGACCAGCGCGATGATGACCGGTGAGCAGCTGGCCGAAACCATCGGAAAGCTCAACCAACTGCGCGCCGAATATGGGCGAGCCGAGCAACCATTCGAGTTTCAGGCGGTGTGCATCGACAAGTTCGGAGTGCAGGGCCACCGCGAGCTCGCCGAGGCCGGGGTGACCGACAACATCGTCATACCGTGGGTCTTTGACGGCTTGGGATTCGACGCGCCGCTGGGCAAGAAGCAGGACTCGATGAAGCGCTTTGCCGATACGTATATCCACTCCGGGTGGCAAGCCGCGTGA